One Halolamina litorea genomic window carries:
- a CDS encoding NADH:flavin oxidoreductase/NADH oxidase, whose amino-acid sequence MNASLFEPLTLRETEIPNRVMVSPMCQYSCDAQDGLATDWHKVHLGSRAVGGAGVVIAEATAVEPRGRISPEDLGLWSQEHADALAPTAQFIRGQGSVPAIQLAHAGRKASTRRPWEDGSRLVPEEEGGWTPRGPTDAPYPRDEENTATTEAMDTDDIAEVVEAFVQSAKYALDAGFEIPEIHAAHGYLIHEFLSPVSNTRDDAYGGDFEGRTRLLREVCEGVRAVWPDDKPIFVRISATDWLPDQESWDVPQSARLASELADIGVDFIDVSSGGISPDQQIPRAGPGYQVEYAETIREAVEEDIAIGAVGGITDATHAEAIVGNERADAVLLAREHLRDPYFTLHAGDELGAENAPEWPDQYKRA is encoded by the coding sequence GTGAACGCTTCGCTGTTCGAGCCGCTGACGCTGCGCGAGACGGAGATTCCCAACCGCGTGATGGTGTCGCCGATGTGCCAGTACTCCTGTGACGCACAGGACGGCCTGGCGACAGACTGGCACAAGGTCCACCTCGGAAGCCGCGCCGTCGGCGGCGCCGGGGTCGTAATCGCCGAGGCCACCGCGGTCGAGCCCCGAGGTCGGATCTCGCCTGAGGACCTCGGTCTCTGGAGTCAGGAACACGCCGATGCTCTCGCCCCGACCGCACAGTTCATCCGCGGACAGGGCAGCGTCCCGGCGATCCAACTGGCCCACGCCGGCCGGAAGGCAAGCACCCGCCGCCCCTGGGAGGACGGCTCCCGACTCGTCCCCGAGGAGGAGGGTGGCTGGACGCCGAGAGGCCCCACCGACGCGCCGTACCCCCGCGACGAGGAGAACACCGCGACGACGGAGGCCATGGACACCGACGACATCGCCGAGGTGGTCGAAGCGTTCGTCCAGAGCGCGAAGTACGCACTCGACGCCGGTTTCGAGATCCCCGAGATCCACGCCGCCCACGGCTACCTCATCCACGAGTTCCTCTCGCCGGTGAGCAACACCCGAGACGACGCCTACGGCGGCGACTTCGAGGGCCGGACGAGGCTCCTCCGGGAGGTCTGTGAGGGCGTTCGGGCGGTGTGGCCCGACGACAAGCCGATCTTCGTCCGCATCTCCGCGACCGACTGGCTGCCGGACCAGGAGTCCTGGGACGTGCCCCAGTCGGCTCGACTCGCGAGCGAACTCGCCGACATCGGCGTCGACTTCATCGACGTGTCCTCGGGCGGGATCAGCCCCGATCAGCAGATCCCTCGGGCGGGCCCGGGCTACCAGGTCGAGTACGCCGAAACGATCCGCGAAGCCGTCGAGGAGGATATCGCCATCGGCGCCGTCGGCGGCATCACCGACGCGACCCACGCCGAGGCGATCGTCGGGAACGAGCGCGCCGACGCGGTGCTGCTGGCCCGTGAACACCTCCGGGACCCGTACTTCACGCTCCACGCCGGTGACGAACTCGGCGCCGAGAACGCGCCGGAGTGGCCCGACCAGTACAAGCGAGCCTGA
- a CDS encoding PLP-dependent cysteine synthase family protein produces MSDSPPVVDESTIGRTPLFELALDVAPTVYAKAEWYNLPSLGHGGGSIKSRIARGMLDAAADRGELDPGGRIVESSSGNTGSAVARLGVARGYDVTIVVPDDAAAGKVGAIRDAGAEVEFVPAEEGYDATLGRCAELVAADPAAYRPNQYANPANPGTHERTTAAEIWEQTEGAVTHFVAGVGTGGTVTGTGRGLHARGDVTVVGYEPVSATHAIGGLKYLRSGDPFHPDTYDESVIDQKLYVETADADDAARDLRERYADRPVRVADPGQHAPGAVAEHCRVDGEFLVGPSSGGGVQAIRQLDAAGVLGPDDTVVTVLCDRGDRYAGGLWEGYVQ; encoded by the coding sequence ATGTCTGACTCCCCGCCGGTCGTCGATGAGTCGACGATCGGTCGGACGCCGCTGTTCGAACTCGCTCTCGACGTGGCCCCGACCGTCTACGCCAAGGCGGAGTGGTACAACCTCCCGAGCCTCGGCCACGGCGGGGGGTCGATCAAGTCCCGGATCGCCCGCGGGATGCTCGACGCCGCGGCGGACCGCGGCGAACTGGACCCCGGTGGTCGGATCGTCGAGTCGAGCAGCGGCAACACCGGGAGTGCGGTCGCTCGACTCGGGGTCGCACGGGGGTACGACGTGACCATCGTGGTGCCCGACGACGCCGCCGCAGGCAAGGTCGGCGCGATCCGCGACGCCGGCGCCGAGGTCGAGTTCGTCCCCGCCGAGGAGGGCTACGACGCCACGCTCGGGCGCTGTGCGGAACTCGTGGCTGCCGATCCGGCCGCCTACCGGCCGAACCAGTACGCGAACCCGGCCAACCCCGGGACCCACGAACGCACGACCGCCGCGGAGATCTGGGAACAGACCGAGGGGGCGGTCACTCACTTCGTCGCCGGCGTCGGCACGGGAGGAACTGTCACCGGCACCGGCAGGGGCCTCCACGCCCGCGGCGACGTGACCGTGGTCGGTTACGAGCCAGTCAGCGCGACCCACGCCATCGGCGGCCTGAAGTACCTCCGCTCGGGCGATCCGTTCCACCCCGACACCTACGACGAGTCGGTGATCGACCAGAAACTGTACGTCGAGACCGCCGACGCCGACGACGCCGCGCGGGACCTCCGCGAGCGCTACGCCGACCGACCGGTCCGCGTCGCCGATCCCGGCCAACACGCCCCGGGAGCGGTCGCCGAGCACTGCCGTGTCGATGGGGAGTTCCTCGTCGGCCCCTCCAGCGGCGGCGGTGTGCAGGCGATCCGCCAACTCGACGCCGCGGGGGTCCTCGGCCCCGACGACACCGTCGTGACAGTCCTCTGTGACCGCGGCGACAGGTACGCAGGTGGTCTCTGGGAGGGCTACGTCCAGTAA
- a CDS encoding HalOD1 output domain-containing protein encodes MSRTEQPVAERVLWAVAAETTTDPLELPPLSGAIDPDALDALAERMAEGEVVFTYADCEVTVTADGSVDVDSFDVSVQGPEKVSAAN; translated from the coding sequence ATGAGTCGAACCGAACAGCCCGTTGCAGAACGGGTTCTCTGGGCGGTCGCAGCCGAGACGACGACCGACCCGTTGGAGTTACCGCCGTTGAGTGGAGCTATCGACCCGGACGCGTTGGACGCGCTGGCCGAGCGGATGGCCGAGGGAGAGGTCGTGTTCACCTACGCCGATTGTGAGGTGACGGTCACCGCCGACGGGTCGGTCGACGTCGATTCGTTCGACGTGAGCGTCCAGGGTCCGGAGAAGGTCTCGGCGGCGAACTGA
- a CDS encoding DICT sensory domain-containing protein: MFDSLLTSVQRADHRFTVYTDDGSPSVDNWFANHSVDVTLRPLPTGAPEPFVTIERGGEFAGVLSLEAVERLLEPPIDRPETPEDLPPTYQALFEVLDETVYTSIDREEMVAVSEEIEDRAQRTGSGTLHAGFQRLSRFRQRLSTYRRLASTGLEVHVYGVADWDPPAVPGVSYHTTSGGPLARYWVLAFDGGDEPTRSCGLLARQEADGYTGFWTDDPAMVAEIIDRLEAITA; this comes from the coding sequence ATGTTCGATTCGCTCCTCACGAGCGTTCAGCGGGCGGATCACCGCTTCACGGTGTACACCGACGACGGCTCACCATCGGTCGACAACTGGTTCGCTAACCACAGCGTCGACGTGACGCTCCGCCCGCTCCCGACGGGTGCCCCTGAACCGTTCGTCACCATCGAACGGGGCGGTGAGTTCGCGGGGGTGCTCTCGCTCGAAGCCGTGGAGCGACTGCTCGAACCGCCGATCGACCGTCCGGAAACCCCCGAGGACCTCCCACCGACCTACCAGGCGTTGTTCGAGGTGCTCGACGAGACAGTCTACACCTCCATCGACAGGGAGGAGATGGTCGCCGTCAGCGAGGAGATCGAGGACCGCGCACAGCGGACCGGGAGCGGCACCCTTCACGCGGGGTTCCAGCGGCTCTCACGGTTCCGCCAACGGCTGTCGACCTACCGGAGGCTCGCGTCGACCGGCCTCGAGGTCCACGTGTACGGCGTCGCCGACTGGGACCCGCCGGCGGTTCCGGGCGTGAGCTACCACACCACGTCAGGTGGGCCACTGGCCCGGTACTGGGTGCTCGCGTTCGACGGCGGCGACGAGCCGACGCGCTCCTGTGGCCTCCTGGCGCGGCAAGAAGCGGACGGCTACACGGGGTTCTGGACCGACGACCCGGCGATGGTCGCGGAGATCATCGACCGACTCGAAGCGATCACGGCCTGA
- a CDS encoding DUF7344 domain-containing protein → MDDSGSRTDGTGESPGFDRQFYRAIASRERRRLLSILLDGDERTVEELATLLLGWEATASGTVGSPDDRRLTLLRLVHIHLPRLDEAEMIEYDQGRGTARIEKLEPGMAEYIEDTVDAAKAPSG, encoded by the coding sequence ATGGACGACAGTGGTTCACGAACCGACGGGACGGGCGAGTCCCCGGGGTTCGACCGACAGTTCTACCGAGCCATCGCCTCCCGAGAGCGGCGACGCCTCCTCTCGATCCTGCTCGACGGCGACGAGCGCACGGTCGAAGAGTTGGCGACGCTGCTCCTCGGCTGGGAGGCGACGGCCTCGGGAACGGTCGGGTCGCCGGACGACCGGCGGCTGACGCTCCTGCGACTCGTCCACATTCACCTGCCGCGACTCGACGAGGCGGAGATGATCGAGTACGATCAGGGACGCGGCACCGCGCGGATCGAGAAGCTCGAACCCGGGATGGCCGAGTACATCGAGGACACCGTCGACGCCGCGAAAGCGCCGTCGGGGTAG
- a CDS encoding cupin domain-containing protein, protein MDYVAFDDAETYEPDEGWQRRALAGSDQFTFEWFEKPPGHSSPMHDHENEQVCLCLEGELTVHTEDDSVTLEANDSVHLEAWESHRVENESDERAVGLDVFAPGRGFDFWTDRD, encoded by the coding sequence ATGGACTACGTCGCGTTCGACGACGCCGAGACGTACGAACCGGACGAGGGCTGGCAGCGCCGCGCCCTCGCCGGTAGTGATCAGTTCACCTTCGAGTGGTTCGAGAAGCCGCCGGGACACTCCTCGCCGATGCACGACCACGAGAACGAACAGGTCTGTCTCTGCCTCGAAGGGGAGCTCACGGTCCACACCGAGGACGACTCGGTGACGCTGGAGGCTAACGACTCGGTGCATCTTGAAGCCTGGGAGAGCCACCGCGTCGAGAACGAGAGCGACGAGCGGGCGGTGGGGCTGGACGTGTTCGCGCCCGGCCGTGGCTTCGACTTCTGGACCGACCGGGACTAA
- a CDS encoding YeeE/YedE thiosulfate transporter family protein yields MLPPIPAGSVALPVVVGLAFGTLLQKSRFCFVSALRDFVARKETRVLHGLLAGVVVMTAFWSLQATLGLSAGFWTPDWGVTSFVGGLVFGVGMTVAGGCAAGTLYRACRGDLQFVLTLVFVLVGHVLFAAAYPFLRTVYFGPLRVGEGVSVYDLLPWPPILTGLLAAGLVVLGYAFLAGRGSSRRRGTGAFEWRGTPDRGVDAAVVRGVVDLARAVRRHATAVVTDERSLTARLRSPWDARTSGVAMALVASVWFAAHGAWGIAGSESRWVAWAFDRVGGDAARVTYWGSVLFDGAVAVTPDMVLFIAMLVGMVGAAVLSGQFALRWPAEAGLFAPVVGGLLMGVGSRLGPGATIANLFSGLALLSAHSLLASAGVVVGVYVTTHWLRRGMGCAV; encoded by the coding sequence GTGCTACCGCCGATTCCCGCGGGGTCGGTCGCGCTGCCGGTCGTCGTCGGCCTCGCGTTCGGGACGCTGCTCCAGAAGTCCCGGTTCTGTTTCGTGAGCGCGCTCCGGGACTTCGTCGCCCGCAAGGAGACCCGCGTCCTCCACGGCCTGCTCGCGGGCGTCGTCGTGATGACGGCGTTCTGGAGCCTACAGGCCACGCTTGGGCTCTCCGCGGGGTTCTGGACGCCCGACTGGGGCGTGACCTCCTTCGTCGGCGGACTCGTCTTCGGCGTCGGGATGACCGTCGCCGGTGGCTGTGCCGCCGGCACCCTCTACCGGGCCTGCCGGGGCGACCTGCAGTTCGTGCTGACGCTTGTGTTCGTGCTCGTCGGCCACGTGCTCTTCGCAGCCGCCTACCCGTTCCTGCGGACGGTCTACTTCGGGCCGCTACGCGTCGGCGAGGGAGTGAGCGTCTACGACCTGCTGCCGTGGCCGCCGATCCTCACGGGCCTGCTCGCGGCGGGGCTGGTCGTCCTCGGCTACGCCTTCCTCGCGGGCCGCGGGAGTAGCCGTCGCCGCGGCACCGGCGCGTTCGAGTGGCGGGGCACCCCCGACCGTGGCGTCGACGCTGCCGTGGTCCGCGGGGTCGTCGATCTCGCGCGGGCGGTCCGGCGTCACGCGACAGCGGTCGTGACCGACGAGCGCTCGCTGACGGCACGACTCCGATCGCCGTGGGACGCCCGAACATCGGGAGTCGCCATGGCGCTGGTCGCCAGCGTCTGGTTCGCCGCCCACGGCGCCTGGGGCATCGCCGGCAGCGAGTCCCGGTGGGTCGCGTGGGCGTTCGACCGCGTGGGCGGCGACGCCGCGAGGGTCACCTACTGGGGGTCGGTGTTGTTCGACGGCGCCGTCGCCGTCACGCCGGACATGGTGCTGTTCATCGCGATGCTCGTCGGGATGGTCGGCGCCGCCGTTCTCTCGGGGCAGTTCGCGCTCCGCTGGCCGGCGGAGGCGGGCCTGTTCGCGCCCGTCGTCGGCGGACTGCTCATGGGTGTCGGCTCGCGGCTGGGCCCTGGAGCGACTATCGCGAACCTCTTCAGCGGCCTCGCGCTGCTCTCGGCGCACTCGCTGCTGGCCAGCGCCGGCGTCGTCGTCGGCGTCTACGTCACGACCCACTGGCTGCGCCGCGGCATGGGCTGTGCGGTGTGA
- a CDS encoding heavy-metal-associated domain-containing protein, translating to MAQKLSVDGMSCGGCEASVEEAVGELDGVESVEADNEANTVDIEGDVDTDAAVDAIEDAGYTVQA from the coding sequence ATGGCTCAGAAACTCTCTGTGGACGGCATGTCGTGTGGCGGCTGTGAGGCGTCGGTCGAGGAGGCGGTCGGCGAACTGGACGGCGTCGAGTCCGTCGAGGCGGACAACGAGGCGAACACCGTCGATATCGAGGGCGACGTGGACACCGACGCCGCGGTCGACGCCATCGAGGACGCCGGATACACCGTGCAGGCGTAG
- a CDS encoding AAA family ATPase: MGKIRNIDRATNRELEAYLDHLGWRENPFAHPARLEEYVLPESDHIADITAQVRSYTGPILIHSRYSGAGKTTLLKMLLTEYDHDHNPIYVGEHNVTPHELVSIVAAEMGVEPADSTKLTEQRIRSELSTHRGDPYLLGIDEFGLNDPDTLHVIQFLNDLDGMKVILTGMSSQWRAIGQLGTDGRAFQRRVGYQLELGAFDDTQTVELVRRRIAASKDAPFEEATIEPFDPEALGIVQDESGGVPGVITAACSELITLGAYQHANGRGGEITPLLANAIDYADGDVEPARQ, from the coding sequence ATGGGCAAGATACGGAACATCGACCGCGCGACGAACCGGGAACTGGAGGCGTACCTCGACCATCTGGGCTGGAGGGAGAACCCCTTCGCACACCCGGCCCGGCTTGAGGAGTACGTGTTGCCGGAGTCGGACCACATCGCCGACATCACGGCACAGGTTCGGTCCTACACCGGACCGATACTGATCCACTCACGCTACAGCGGCGCCGGCAAGACGACGCTGTTGAAGATGCTGCTGACCGAGTACGACCACGACCACAACCCCATCTACGTCGGCGAACACAACGTCACGCCCCACGAACTGGTGTCCATCGTCGCCGCCGAGATGGGCGTCGAGCCTGCCGATTCGACGAAGCTGACCGAACAGCGGATCCGCAGCGAACTCTCGACACACCGGGGGGACCCGTACCTGCTGGGGATCGACGAGTTCGGCTTGAACGACCCCGACACGCTCCACGTCATCCAGTTCCTGAACGATCTGGACGGGATGAAGGTGATCCTCACCGGGATGTCTTCCCAGTGGCGGGCCATCGGCCAACTGGGAACCGACGGCCGGGCGTTCCAGCGCCGCGTCGGCTACCAACTCGAACTCGGCGCGTTCGACGACACCCAGACCGTCGAACTGGTTCGTCGGCGCATCGCGGCGTCGAAGGACGCCCCCTTCGAGGAGGCAACGATCGAGCCGTTCGACCCCGAGGCGCTGGGGATCGTTCAAGACGAGTCCGGGGGCGTCCCAGGCGTGATCACCGCGGCCTGTTCGGAACTGATCACGCTCGGTGCCTACCAGCACGCCAACGGCCGCGGCGGGGAGATCACGCCGCTGCTGGCGAACGCCATCGACTACGCCGACGGCGACGTGGAGCCGGCGCGCCAATGA
- a CDS encoding sister chromatid cohesion protein PDS5 yields the protein MTPLDRAARLREDARADPDAVNPDAVLELLRYPARPVQRAAADALLPIVTEHPGSATGGVSRIAHLLRTIDRSDDGPEATAEFGETLLLCLGRIAGADPEKSLDAADAVLDLLDPDDPLAAPASACLAQLVAARPEAFVYDVDLFIDLLEADDPTVRRHGVHVLVELGSEEPQSVRPALDELRACLSDEDPETAQKAAVVVSQIVRSDGETARAALPELVEALDREAAGVRANAIGAIADLTSTVPGDVAERQDALAARLGDDAGSVRRNVAAALGRVADAGIDLDERAHSGLVELLDDPDATVRVTACQALGQLSSPAAAELLRATADEDEEVAVRKAAERALKD from the coding sequence GTGACCCCGCTCGATCGCGCAGCGCGACTTCGGGAGGACGCCCGGGCGGACCCGGACGCCGTCAACCCCGACGCCGTGCTCGAACTCCTGCGGTATCCCGCCCGGCCGGTCCAGCGAGCGGCCGCTGACGCCCTCCTCCCCATCGTCACCGAACACCCGGGCTCGGCGACCGGCGGCGTCAGTCGGATCGCTCACCTGCTCCGGACGATCGACCGGAGCGACGACGGCCCGGAGGCGACCGCCGAGTTCGGCGAGACGCTGCTGCTCTGTCTGGGCCGGATCGCCGGCGCCGACCCCGAGAAGTCCCTCGACGCCGCCGACGCGGTGCTCGACCTGCTCGACCCCGACGACCCGCTGGCAGCGCCGGCCTCGGCGTGTCTGGCACAGCTCGTCGCGGCCCGGCCCGAGGCGTTCGTCTACGACGTCGACCTGTTCATCGACCTGCTCGAGGCCGACGACCCGACGGTTCGGCGCCACGGCGTCCACGTGCTCGTCGAACTGGGGAGCGAGGAACCCCAGTCGGTTCGCCCCGCACTCGACGAGCTACGGGCCTGCTTGAGCGACGAGGACCCCGAGACCGCACAGAAGGCCGCGGTCGTCGTCAGTCAGATCGTCCGGAGCGACGGCGAGACCGCCCGCGCCGCGCTCCCGGAGTTGGTCGAGGCCCTCGACCGGGAGGCGGCCGGTGTGCGCGCTAACGCCATCGGTGCTATCGCCGACCTCACGAGTACGGTTCCGGGCGACGTCGCCGAACGACAGGACGCCCTCGCGGCGAGACTGGGCGACGACGCCGGCTCGGTCCGCCGGAACGTCGCCGCGGCGCTCGGGCGCGTCGCCGACGCCGGTATCGACCTCGACGAGCGGGCCCACTCTGGGTTGGTGGAACTGCTCGACGACCCCGACGCGACCGTTCGCGTGACCGCGTGTCAGGCACTCGGCCAACTCTCCTCGCCGGCCGCGGCGGAACTGCTGCGGGCGACGGCCGACGAGGACGAAGAAGTCGCGGTCCGGAAGGCGGCCGAACGCGCGCTGAAGGATTAG
- the fer gene encoding ferredoxin Fer, which yields MDPFDVLGVDPDADEATVARAYRDRVKETHPDQGGSREAFMRLQKAYAAIRSGEATVDESGRTGTNGSSPTTATAAGPATTDEPTAPPPGTSRMEYLNYEVLADHGWEIDDEDLFEAAAETDLGPEAYGRILVDHDETLLEAAERAGFAWPYACRGGACANCAVLVREGDVEMAQSHVLPKGMVDEGIRLSCLCRPRSEELQVVYNIKHLPGLDELRLPSQQF from the coding sequence GTGGACCCCTTCGACGTGCTCGGAGTCGACCCCGACGCCGACGAGGCGACGGTCGCGCGAGCGTACAGAGACCGGGTGAAAGAGACCCACCCGGACCAGGGTGGGTCCCGGGAGGCGTTCATGCGGCTCCAGAAGGCCTACGCCGCGATCAGGAGCGGGGAGGCGACCGTCGATGAATCCGGGCGTACGGGTACGAACGGGTCCTCGCCGACGACGGCGACCGCTGCCGGCCCGGCGACGACGGACGAGCCCACCGCCCCACCGCCAGGCACGAGTCGCATGGAGTACCTGAACTACGAGGTGCTCGCGGACCACGGCTGGGAGATAGACGACGAGGACCTCTTCGAGGCCGCCGCCGAGACCGACCTCGGCCCGGAGGCGTACGGCCGTATCCTCGTCGACCACGACGAGACGCTGCTCGAGGCCGCCGAACGAGCGGGATTCGCTTGGCCCTACGCCTGCCGGGGCGGGGCGTGTGCGAACTGTGCAGTGCTCGTCCGCGAGGGTGACGTGGAGATGGCCCAGAGTCACGTCCTCCCGAAAGGAATGGTCGACGAGGGGATCAGGCTCTCCTGTCTCTGCCGGCCCCGAAGCGAGGAGCTACAGGTCGTCTACAACATCAAACACCTCCCGGGGTTGGACGAACTCCGCCTGCCGTCCCAACAGTTCTAG